The genomic stretch CCCATTTCGCGACCGGATCGTCGAGCAGCGGCCGCAGGCTCGTGCCGTCGAGCCCTTCCGGAATCGGCAGACCACAGAGGTCGGCCAGCGTCGGGTAGATGTCGATCGCCTGCACGACGCGCGGACTCGTGGTGCCGTTGCCGCGCCGCCGAGGATCGTGCACGACGAAGGGCACGCGCGCGCCCTGCTCCCAGAGCGAACCCGCCTTCGACCACTTGCCCTTTTCGCCGAGTTGGTAGCCGTGGTCGCTCCAGAAGACGACGATGGTCTTCTCGCGCAGCCCGAGCGCGTCGAGTTCGGCGAGTACGCGGCCGACGTTCCAATCCATGTAGGACACGCACGCGAGGTAGGCGCGGATCATCTCCCGCGCCTGCCCTTCGCTCGCGTCGCGGCGGATGAAGAGATCGGCGTTGATCGCCCGGATCGAACCGGCCGGAAAACCCTCGGGCACGGTCGGCCGCGGCGCGAAGTCGGGCGGTAGCGGAATCGTGGATACGTCGTAGAGGTCGAAGAAACGCTTCGGCGCGACGAGCGGGCTGTGCGGTTTGGAGAGTCCCATCGCGAGGAAAAAGGGCTGCGCGATCGCCCCTCCGCCGTCTTCGCCGCGTCCCGCGACACGGCGCAGGTACTCGATCGCACGATCGGTCACGACGGTGTCGCCCATGCGCGAGGTGTCGCCTTCGACCGCTTCCCAACGATCCGACGACGGCGCCCGTTGCACGTCACCCGCGACCATCTGCGCGACGCGTTCGCGCTCCTCGGCGGGTGTGATCGGCGTTCGTGCACGCACCTCCGGCGTGCCCACGGGGTTCTCCCAGCGTCGCGCCTCGCCGCCTTCGGTCCATGCATCGGTGTCGTCGATCCCGCCGTGAAAGATCTTGCCGCTGCGCAACGTCGCGTAGCCCCGATCGCGGAAGTGCCGTGGGAGGCTGACCCAATCCGGATACGTCGCACCGAACCACTCGCGGTTTCCGTACAGATTGGTCGTGGTCGGGTACCGACCCGTGAGCATGGACGAGCGCGATGGATTGCAGAGCGGGTATTGGCAGTAGGCGCGTTCGAAGCGCACGCCCTGCGCGCCGAGACGATCGAGGTTGGGCGTCTGCGCGAGCGGATGACCGTAGCTGCCGAGATCGGTGCGCAAGTCGTCCGAGATGATGAAGAGCACGTTCATCGGCTCGTCGCTCGCGGCAGCGTTCGACGTGAGCGAGGCGATGCATGCGAAGGTCGAGACGGCGCACACGAACATGCGCATCCAAGGGGCGGGGTGAGCCATGACGACGAGAGAGACGCCCGTCGCGCGCCGAGGTCACGGCAAAACTCACGACGAGCCTTCACACCGATCGAACGGAACAGTGAAGCCCTTGCCGACGCGCCTTGCGACTACACTCCATCCGGCGCAGTCTTTCGCGCAACCCCTCGCTCCACCCATGACTCGTTTGTTCCTCGCTTGTCTCCTCGCGATCGTCGGCACGTGTGCCGCATCGAACGCGGCGACCGAAAACCCTCGGCGCCCCGCTCCCGGAACCCCCGTCGACGTGACGCGTCAATTCGAGGGCGCGGCGCCGCTCACGACGAAGAAGCTCACCGACTTCCGCATGCGCGACGCCTGCGTGCTCGTCGACGAGAAGGAGCAGCGCTACGTCATCGTCGCCGCCGGCCGCGGCAACACCGTGCGCGCCTACACGAGCACCGACCTCGTGCATTGGGAAGGGCCGCACATCGTCTTCGAAGCCGACGCCACGACGTGGAAGGACGCCGAGATCCGCGGCATCTGGGCACCGGAGCTGCACGCGTATCGAGGCAAGTATTACCTGTTCCTCACCTTCAACACGTCGACGCAGCACAGCGAACAATGGCGCAACTGGCTCCCGCGCGTGAAGCGCGCCTCCTCGATCCTCGTCGCCGATTCGCCGCTCGGGCCGTTCAAACCCTTCTCCGACAAACCCACGCTGCCCGAAGACATGATGACGCTCGACGGCACGCTCTGGGTCGAAGACGGCGTGCCGTGGATGATCTATTGCCACGAGTGGGTGCAGATCGTCGTCGGCACGATGGCCAAGATCCGGCTCGCCGACGACCTTTCCGCCACCGTCGATGAGCCCACGCGGTTGTTCTTCGCCAACGACGCCCCGTGGGCGAAGCGCAACGACGAATACGGCAGCTACGTGACCGACGGCCCGTGGCTCCACCGCAGCAAGACCGACAAGCTCCTCATGCTCTGGTCCGGCTTCGGCGAAGGAGGCTACACCGTCGCCGTCGCCGAGTCGCAATCCGGCACGCTCGCCGGTCCGTGGGTGCAGCAACCCGAGCCGGTCTTCACCGAACACGGCGGACACCCCATGCTCTTCCGCCGTTTCGATGGGCAACTCATGATGTCGCTGCACATGCCCAACCGCCCGCCCGAGGAGCGTATCCAGTTTTTCGAGATGGAAGACACCGGCGACACCGTGCGCGTGTTGCGGAAGTTTCCCGAAGGCTGAGCGACCCAGCCTCGACGAGCGCGCTCGACCCGCAGCGCGAGTTCGCCTAGCGCATCGACCATGCGCATCGCGGCAGCATGGTTCGTCGTCTGCTCCTCCTTTCTCGTCCACGCCGGCGCGTCCGCACGCGCCGCCGACGCCGCGGAGCCGTGGCCGCGCGACCAAGACTTCTCGTGGATGTCGATCGAGACGTGGAAGGCGAGACACGCCGAGGACGTCGCGGTGGCCGAAGCCGGTGGTGTCGACCTGCTCCTGCTCGGCGACTCCATCACCGACGGCTGGGACCACCACCCGATGTGGCGTGAGCGCTTCCTACCGTTGCGCGCCGCCAACTTCGGGATCGGCGGCGACACGACGCAAAACGTCCTCTGGCGGCTCGACCACGGCGCCGTCGGTCGGCTCGCCCCCAAGGCCGTCGTTCTGCTCATCGGCACCAACAACTACGGTCGCAACGGCGACTCGCCCGCCGACGTCGCTCGCGGCGTCACCGCCATCGTTCGCCGGCTCCAGGCGGCGTTTCCCGCCGCCCGCATCCTCGTGCTCGGGATCTTCCCACGCGAAGCGACACCCGACGCCCCCATCCGCACCACGATTAGGGAAACAAACTCCATGCTCGCCGCCCTCGACGACGGCGCACGCGTCTTCGTGCGCGACCTCGGCAGCGTCTTCCTCGAAGCCGACGGATCGATTTCGCCCACCGTGATGCCCGACCTCCTGCACCTTTCTCCCGAGGGATACCGTCGCTGGGGACTCGCGCTGTTGCCCATGGTGCTGCCGTGGTTGCAGGAAAAGGTGGAGTGACGGACGCGTCGCTCGCCGACCGACGGTCCGCCCCGGGAAACGAGACTCAATACCCGCACAAGGGCTCTCATTCCCGCTCCTAGGTCGTGCGGCTATGATCCCGCCCCCCCAGTTCAGCGGAAGCGTCGACCTGTCCAGCGAGTCGCCCCCGACGGAAGCTTTCGTCACCGATCGGCACCCAACGCACCTCATCTCCATGTTGCAGACCTCTTCCGAACCCGCGGCGCCTCGTGCGCTCGACGGACTCGTCATCCACGCGCCCGCGTTGCCCAACATCCCGTGGCAACCCCGACCCGCCGGCCTTGACGACCTCGTCTGGCGCTACAGCGAGAACCCCGTCATCGGCCGCCGTCCGTTGCCGCGCGTGACCGGCATCTACAACAGCGCCGTCGTCCCCTTCGCCGACGGCTTCATCGGCGTCTTCCGCACCGAAGGCATGGACCGCATCCCGCACCTGCACGTCGGCCGCAGCCCCGACGGGTTGAAATGGACCTTCGAGCCGAAGCCGATCGACCTCGTCTCCGACGACGACGAAATCAGCCGCTTCGAGTACGCCTACGATCCGCGCGTCACCCTCATCGGCGAAGACTACTACGTGACTTGGTGCAACGGCTACCATGGCCCGACCATCGGCGTCGCCCGCACCCGCGACTTCGTTCACTTCGAACAACTCGAGAACGCCTTCCTGCCCTACAACCGCAACGGCGTGCTCTTCCCGCGCAAGATCGGCGGCAAGTTCGCCATGCTCAGCCGTCCGAGCGACACCGGTCATACGCCCTTCGGCGACATCTTCTACAGCGAGAGCCCCGACATGGAGCACTGGGGCCGCCACCGTCACGTCATGGGCAAAGGCTGGCCGTGGTTTCAAGGCACCAAGATCGGTGCCGGCCCCTCGCCCATCGAGACGAGCGAAGGCTGGTTGCTCTTTTACCACGCCGTCACGCAGACGTGTAACGGCTTCGTCTACTCCATGAGTGCCGCGCTCCTCGATCGCGACGAACCGTGGAGAGTCACCGCGCGCTGCAACCAAGCCCTGCTCTGTCCCGAGGCACCCTACGAGCTCACCGGCTTCGTGCCCGGAGTGTGTTTCCCCGTCGGTTGTCTCTGCGACGGCGCGACCGGTCGCATCGCCATCTACTACGGCGCCGCCGACACCTTCTCCGCGCTCTGCTTCTGCAACGCCGCCGACGTGATCGCGTTCGTCAAAGCAAACTCGACGTAGGCCGCGATCGACGTCGCGCTCCGCCGCGGCCAACTTCTTCGCCCAGCATGCAGACCCTCCCCCTCTCCTCGCAGCAGTGGCGTTTTCGCGACGCGACCGACCGCTCGTCGTGGCGCGCAGCGAGCGTCCCGGGTTGCGTCCACACCGACCTCCGTCGCCTCGAGCGGATCCCCGATCCCTTCTGGGGCACGAACGAGCTCGACCTGCAATGGATCGAAGAACGCGACTGGGAATACCGCACGCAGTTCCAAGCCTCCGCAGCGTTGCTCGCCGAGGAGGTGATCGAGTTGGTCGCCGACGGCCTCGACACGGTCGCCACCGTCCTGCTCAACGGCACCGAAGTCGCCCGCACCGACAACATGTTCGTCGGCTGGCGCTGGGACGTGAAGCCGCTTCTGCGCCGCGGCCGAAACGAGCTCGTTGTACGCTTCGGGAGCGCAATGGACTACATCCGCACGCACCGCCTCGAACACCAGCCGCGCGAAACCAACGATCCCGTCGGCCGCTGCACCGTGATCCGCAAGCAGCAGTGCCAGTTCGGCTGGGACTGGGGCCCGCGCTTCGTCACTGCGGGCATCTGGCGCGACATCCGCCTCGAGGCGTGGAGCGCCAACCGCGTGGAGTGT from Opitutales bacterium ASA1 encodes the following:
- a CDS encoding sulfatase yields the protein MLFIISDDLRTDLGSYGHPLAQTPNLDRLGAQGVRFERAYCQYPLCNPSRSSMLTGRYPTTTNLYGNREWFGATYPDWVSLPRHFRDRGYATLRSGKIFHGGIDDTDAWTEGGEARRWENPVGTPEVRARTPITPAEERERVAQMVAGDVQRAPSSDRWEAVEGDTSRMGDTVVTDRAIEYLRRVAGRGEDGGGAIAQPFFLAMGLSKPHSPLVAPKRFFDLYDVSTIPLPPDFAPRPTVPEGFPAGSIRAINADLFIRRDASEGQAREMIRAYLACVSYMDWNVGRVLAELDALGLREKTIVVFWSDHGYQLGEKGKWSKAGSLWEQGARVPFVVHDPRRRGNGTTSPRVVQAIDIYPTLADLCGLPIPEGLDGTSLRPLLDDPVAKWDRPAFTFWNERGRGVSGAVIRTELWRYAEFFGPGAGAMLIDPVADPHELRNLAHDPARAEVVVELSALLRAQVAGKTEPSP
- a CDS encoding glycoside hydrolase family 43 protein, with the protein product MTRLFLACLLAIVGTCAASNAATENPRRPAPGTPVDVTRQFEGAAPLTTKKLTDFRMRDACVLVDEKEQRYVIVAAGRGNTVRAYTSTDLVHWEGPHIVFEADATTWKDAEIRGIWAPELHAYRGKYYLFLTFNTSTQHSEQWRNWLPRVKRASSILVADSPLGPFKPFSDKPTLPEDMMTLDGTLWVEDGVPWMIYCHEWVQIVVGTMAKIRLADDLSATVDEPTRLFFANDAPWAKRNDEYGSYVTDGPWLHRSKTDKLLMLWSGFGEGGYTVAVAESQSGTLAGPWVQQPEPVFTEHGGHPMLFRRFDGQLMMSLHMPNRPPEERIQFFEMEDTGDTVRVLRKFPEG
- a CDS encoding glycoside hydrolase family 130 protein, producing MIPPPQFSGSVDLSSESPPTEAFVTDRHPTHLISMLQTSSEPAAPRALDGLVIHAPALPNIPWQPRPAGLDDLVWRYSENPVIGRRPLPRVTGIYNSAVVPFADGFIGVFRTEGMDRIPHLHVGRSPDGLKWTFEPKPIDLVSDDDEISRFEYAYDPRVTLIGEDYYVTWCNGYHGPTIGVARTRDFVHFEQLENAFLPYNRNGVLFPRKIGGKFAMLSRPSDTGHTPFGDIFYSESPDMEHWGRHRHVMGKGWPWFQGTKIGAGPSPIETSEGWLLFYHAVTQTCNGFVYSMSAALLDRDEPWRVTARCNQALLCPEAPYELTGFVPGVCFPVGCLCDGATGRIAIYYGAADTFSALCFCNAADVIAFVKANST